In one Candidatus Woesearchaeota archaeon B3_Woes genomic region, the following are encoded:
- a CDS encoding translation initiation factor IF-2 subunit beta, which translates to MDYQKLLEKAKKEMPESVHEKERFEIPPVKGHIQGTKTIIVNLQQISQHLHRPIEHVLKYLLKELATPGEIKKNDSVIFGRKISSSDFNNKIKQYADDFVFCKECGKPDTEFLKENNLMFVKCMVCGAKNPIKFKI; encoded by the coding sequence ATGGATTATCAAAAACTATTGGAAAAGGCAAAAAAAGAAATGCCGGAATCTGTTCATGAAAAAGAGAGGTTTGAAATACCTCCTGTAAAAGGACACATCCAAGGCACAAAAACAATAATTGTTAATCTGCAACAAATATCTCAACACTTGCATAGACCAATAGAACACGTCTTAAAATATTTATTAAAGGAATTGGCTACTCCTGGCGAAATTAAAAAAAATGATTCTGTAATCTTTGGGAGAAAGATATCTTCCTCTGATTTTAATAATAAAATAAAACAATATGCTGATGATTTTGTTTTTTGTAAAGAATGTGGAAAACCAGACACTGAATTTTTAAAAGAAAACAACTTAATGTTTGTAAAATGTATGGTTTGTGGAGCAAAGAACCCTATAAAATTTAAAATTTAA
- a CDS encoding DNA polymerase II large subunit, with protein sequence MKEYFEEIDKKLKQAYKAATEARKKGHDPQPKVEIPVAKDMAERVEGIISTVAPQIVDKGVAKRLRELEKKYGVLDWRVSLLIAEEVAKEKFCKFKDKTEAMEVGIRVGFAYHTLGTVASPLEGFTKLQIEKRKDGKDYFKLYFSGPIRSAGGTGASVSVLIADYIRKKMGFEVYDPTEQEIKRYITELYDYHERITNLQYLPSEEEIKFLTQHIPVQIAGDPSEKIEVSNYKDLNRVETNRIRNGVCLVIGEGIAQKAPKLWKQLSKWGKEFDLEQWNFLNDFVKLQKRIKSKGETKEETKINPDFTFIKDLPAGRPILTYPMRKGGLRMRYGRSRTSGYSACNINPLTMGVMNDYIATGTQLKVERPGKGCTVSPCDTIEGPIVKVEDGSVLRIENKQQLKEVKDKIKKILFLGDILISYGDFFNRAHVLAPPGYCEEWWVQELEKATVNMFGSLNLDKLSELINIPKDALSVLLKNPLTTKISPGAAISISEKLQIPLHPFFTLHFDSISAEDLLYLLDLIESSDIVADGNNIEKIILKSDEKGKETLEKIGLPHLFINKEFIVIEKNHAKPFMISLGIISKEDIKEIKQKINQNKDKPILEIINIISKVKIRDKSGLFIGARMGRPEKAKIRELTGSPQVLFPVGEEGGRLRCFQSALDVGTIRADFPIFVCSKCNKETISKVCLDCGKPTKQMYHCKICGVTSKEECQHGKNMPFVTKDFDIKDYFNKSLKKLKMKNYPDLIKGVRGTSNKDHTPENLMKGILRAKHNIYVNKDGTTRYDMTQMPITHFKPKEIGTSIEKLKELSYTKDTKGSELTNDEQTIELKPQDIILPACPESPDKGADEILFNVANFIDDALERMYGLKSFYNFNKKKNLIGHLALALAPHTSAAILTRIIGFSKTQGFFAHPLIHAATRRDCDGDEASIILLMDALINFSRSYLPSHRGSSQDAPLVLTSKLIPTEVDDMVFDLDIAWTYPLDFYEACLEYKQPWDVEVKQLIKNIQNDISYGDVGFTHDTSNINDGVVCSAYKTIPSMEDKLKGQMDLGEKIIAVDESDEARLVIEKHFIKDTKGNLRKFSMQKFRCVKCNEKFRRPPLIGKCSKCGGKIIFTISKGSVIKYLEPSISLAEKYNVPVYLKQSLTLLQRRIEGMFGKEKEKQEGLGKWFG encoded by the coding sequence ATGAAAGAATATTTTGAAGAAATAGACAAAAAATTAAAACAAGCGTATAAAGCAGCAACAGAAGCTAGAAAAAAAGGACACGACCCCCAGCCGAAAGTAGAGATTCCTGTAGCTAAAGACATGGCAGAGAGGGTAGAAGGAATTATTTCCACTGTTGCACCCCAAATTGTTGATAAAGGCGTTGCTAAGAGATTAAGAGAATTAGAAAAAAAATATGGTGTTCTTGATTGGAGAGTTTCTCTTCTTATTGCAGAGGAAGTAGCAAAAGAGAAATTTTGCAAGTTTAAAGACAAAACAGAAGCAATGGAAGTGGGAATAAGGGTTGGTTTTGCTTATCATACTCTTGGAACGGTTGCAAGCCCTTTAGAGGGGTTTACTAAATTACAAATAGAAAAAAGGAAGGATGGAAAAGATTATTTTAAATTATATTTTTCTGGACCAATAAGGAGCGCAGGAGGAACAGGAGCATCTGTTTCTGTTTTGATAGCAGATTATATAAGAAAAAAGATGGGTTTTGAGGTTTATGATCCAACCGAACAAGAAATTAAAAGATATATAACTGAATTATATGATTACCATGAACGTATTACAAACCTCCAATATCTTCCTTCTGAAGAGGAGATAAAATTTTTAACACAACATATTCCTGTTCAGATTGCAGGAGACCCTTCTGAAAAAATAGAAGTATCAAATTATAAAGATTTGAATAGAGTTGAAACAAATCGAATAAGAAACGGGGTGTGTTTGGTAATAGGAGAAGGGATAGCACAAAAGGCACCAAAACTATGGAAACAACTTTCTAAATGGGGAAAAGAGTTTGATTTAGAACAATGGAATTTTCTAAATGATTTTGTTAAATTACAAAAAAGAATAAAATCAAAAGGAGAAACAAAAGAAGAAACCAAAATAAACCCAGACTTCACTTTTATAAAAGACCTTCCAGCAGGAAGACCTATCTTAACATACCCTATGAGGAAAGGGGGCCTGAGGATGAGGTATGGGAGATCAAGAACATCTGGTTATTCTGCATGTAATATAAATCCCCTCACAATGGGCGTAATGAATGACTATATTGCTACGGGAACCCAATTAAAAGTAGAAAGGCCAGGCAAGGGATGTACTGTTTCTCCTTGTGATACTATAGAAGGGCCAATTGTAAAGGTAGAAGACGGAAGCGTTTTGAGAATAGAGAACAAACAACAATTAAAAGAAGTTAAAGACAAAATAAAGAAGATCTTGTTTTTAGGAGACATTCTAATTAGTTATGGGGATTTTTTTAATAGGGCCCATGTTTTAGCTCCCCCTGGCTATTGTGAAGAGTGGTGGGTTCAAGAACTTGAAAAAGCGACAGTTAATATGTTCGGGAGTCTTAATTTAGATAAATTATCTGAGTTAATCAATATACCTAAAGACGCTCTTTCTGTTTTATTAAAAAACCCCCTAACAACAAAAATATCACCTGGTGCTGCAATATCTATATCAGAAAAACTGCAGATTCCTTTACACCCTTTTTTTACACTCCATTTTGATTCTATATCTGCTGAGGATTTATTATATTTGTTGGATTTGATAGAGTCTTCAGATATTGTGGCAGATGGGAATAACATAGAGAAAATAATATTAAAATCAGACGAAAAAGGAAAAGAGACATTAGAAAAAATAGGGTTGCCTCATTTATTTATCAATAAAGAATTTATTGTTATTGAGAAAAACCACGCTAAACCATTTATGATTAGTTTAGGTATAATTTCAAAAGAAGATATCAAAGAGATTAAACAAAAGATAAATCAAAACAAAGACAAACCAATCTTAGAGATTATTAATATTATTTCAAAAGTCAAAATAAGGGACAAATCTGGTTTGTTTATTGGGGCGAGAATGGGGCGCCCAGAAAAAGCAAAGATAAGAGAATTAACAGGGAGCCCTCAAGTTTTGTTTCCGGTAGGAGAAGAAGGCGGGCGTCTTCGGTGTTTTCAGTCTGCTTTGGATGTAGGGACCATTCGTGCAGATTTTCCTATATTTGTTTGTTCTAAATGCAATAAAGAAACAATATCTAAGGTTTGTTTAGATTGTGGAAAACCAACAAAACAAATGTATCATTGTAAAATATGCGGAGTTACTTCTAAAGAAGAATGCCAACACGGAAAAAACATGCCTTTTGTAACTAAAGATTTTGATATAAAAGATTACTTTAACAAATCTTTAAAGAAATTAAAAATGAAAAACTATCCTGATTTGATAAAAGGCGTTAGAGGAACTTCTAATAAAGATCATACTCCTGAAAATTTAATGAAAGGAATTTTAAGAGCAAAACATAATATTTATGTTAATAAAGACGGAACAACAAGATATGATATGACCCAGATGCCCATAACTCATTTTAAACCAAAAGAGATTGGAACAAGCATTGAAAAACTAAAAGAATTAAGTTATACAAAAGACACTAAAGGCAGCGAATTAACCAACGATGAACAAACAATAGAGCTAAAACCCCAAGATATTATTTTACCTGCTTGCCCTGAATCACCAGACAAAGGAGCAGATGAAATTTTGTTTAATGTAGCAAATTTTATTGATGATGCTCTCGAGAGAATGTATGGTTTAAAATCTTTTTATAATTTTAATAAAAAAAAAAATTTAATTGGGCATCTTGCTTTGGCATTGGCACCACACACTTCTGCTGCCATACTCACAAGGATAATTGGATTTTCAAAGACGCAAGGTTTTTTTGCCCATCCTTTGATACATGCAGCAACACGGAGAGATTGTGATGGGGATGAGGCAAGTATAATTTTATTAATGGATGCTTTAATTAATTTTTCAAGATCTTACTTACCTTCACATCGGGGATCATCACAAGACGCCCCTTTGGTTTTAACGTCTAAATTAATTCCAACAGAAGTTGATGATATGGTTTTTGATTTAGATATCGCATGGACGTATCCTCTTGATTTTTATGAAGCATGTTTAGAATATAAACAACCATGGGATGTTGAAGTCAAACAACTTATAAAAAACATACAAAATGATATAAGTTATGGTGATGTTGGATTTACTCACGATACTTCAAATATAAATGATGGGGTAGTTTGTTCTGCTTACAAAACAATCCCCTCAATGGAAGATAAATTGAAAGGCCAAATGGATTTAGGCGAAAAGATAATTGCAGTAGATGAATCTGATGAAGCAAGACTAGTAATCGAAAAGCATTTTATTAAAGATACTAAAGGAAATTTGAGGAAGTTTTCAATGCAGAAATTTAGATGTGTTAAATGCAATGAAAAGTTTAGGAGGCCCCCTTTGATTGGAAAATGTTCAAAATGCGGGGGAAAAATTATTTTTACAATATCAAAAGGAAGCGTTATAAAATATTTAGAACCCTCTATTAGTTTAGCTGAAAAATATAATGTTCCTGTTTATTTAAAACAGAGTTTAACTTTATTACAAAGAAGGATAGAAGGTATGTTTGGTAAGGAAAAAGAGAAACAAGAAGGATTAGGCAAATGGTTTGGTTAG
- a CDS encoding cell division control protein Cdc6, with the protein MKKQNSSNFFENFLKKEEIFTNKKILQISYLPDTIEHRGEQIEKIQNILAPVMKLERPSNLFIYGKTGTGKTVSIKHITNQLKEAAEKADKPITVIYVNCKLKRVADTEYRIIAQLGREMGKKIPDTGLPTDGVYRIFVDAVDKKEKFLLIVLDEIDQLVNKTGDDILYNLISINEELKNSQISIVGISNNSRFIDNIDPRVKSRLSEEDILFPPYNALQLQDILRKRSNKAFKKNVLKQGVVEKCAAYSAKEHGDARRALDLLRVAGEVAEREGSKSVNIKHIDEAEEKIEKDRVFDIITTQPKQSQATLYSMLLINSKNNEVILTGQIYDTYKNLCSQINLKPLTQRRIGDLIAEMDMMGIINARVISKGRYGRTREITLSTPETTNKKIKQILEEGLDIS; encoded by the coding sequence ATGAAAAAACAAAATTCATCAAATTTCTTTGAAAATTTCTTAAAAAAAGAGGAAATATTTACCAATAAAAAAATATTACAAATATCTTATTTGCCTGATACTATTGAACATAGAGGAGAACAAATCGAGAAAATACAAAACATATTGGCCCCTGTAATGAAGTTAGAAAGGCCGTCTAATCTTTTTATATATGGCAAGACCGGAACAGGAAAAACTGTTTCTATAAAACATATCACAAATCAATTAAAAGAAGCAGCAGAAAAAGCAGATAAACCCATAACAGTAATATATGTGAATTGTAAATTAAAAAGGGTTGCAGATACAGAATATAGAATTATTGCGCAGCTTGGTAGGGAGATGGGCAAGAAAATACCAGATACTGGCCTCCCCACAGATGGGGTGTATAGAATATTTGTTGATGCTGTTGATAAAAAAGAGAAGTTTTTATTGATAGTTTTAGATGAAATAGACCAATTAGTTAATAAAACAGGGGACGATATTCTTTATAATCTTATAAGTATAAATGAAGAACTTAAAAATTCACAAATTTCCATTGTAGGAATATCTAATAACTCCCGTTTTATTGATAATATTGATCCCAGAGTAAAAAGCAGATTATCCGAGGAAGATATATTGTTTCCACCTTATAACGCTCTTCAATTGCAGGACATATTAAGAAAAAGATCAAACAAAGCATTTAAGAAAAACGTTTTAAAACAAGGGGTTGTTGAAAAATGTGCTGCATATTCTGCAAAGGAACATGGAGATGCAAGAAGAGCTTTAGATTTATTAAGAGTAGCAGGAGAGGTTGCAGAAAGAGAAGGATCTAAAAGCGTTAATATCAAACACATTGATGAGGCAGAAGAAAAGATAGAGAAAGACAGAGTATTTGATATAATCACAACACAACCAAAACAATCACAAGCAACCTTATACTCTATGTTGCTTATAAATTCAAAAAATAATGAGGTTATTTTAACAGGACAGATATATGATACGTATAAAAATTTATGTAGTCAAATAAATCTTAAACCACTTACCCAAAGACGAATAGGGGATCTGATTGCTGAAATGGATATGATGGGTATTATTAATGCAAGGGTTATTAGTAAAGGAAGATATGGAAGAACAAGAGAAATCACTTTATCTACTCCTGAAACCACAAATAAAAAAATAAAACAAATATTAGAGGAAGGTTTGGATATCTCTTAA
- a CDS encoding Holliday junction resolvase, producing MSQKTKGSNAERELVHKFWANGFGAIRSAGSGSMKYPSPDILVAKKGRVIAIECKVTQNIYKYFEKKEIHDLKEFSKFFNAEPYVAVKFKGRGWFFLNIDRLKEKGKSFMIDLDLAKKSGVLFESFI from the coding sequence ATGTCTCAAAAAACAAAAGGGAGCAATGCTGAAAGGGAGCTTGTTCATAAATTCTGGGCTAATGGTTTTGGTGCTATAAGATCTGCAGGATCTGGTTCTATGAAATATCCTTCTCCAGATATCCTTGTAGCCAAAAAAGGGAGGGTAATTGCAATAGAGTGCAAGGTTACTCAAAATATATATAAATATTTTGAAAAGAAGGAGATCCATGATTTAAAAGAATTTTCAAAGTTTTTTAATGCAGAGCCTTATGTTGCTGTTAAATTCAAAGGAAGGGGGTGGTTTTTTTTGAATATTGATAGATTAAAAGAGAAGGGCAAATCTTTTATGATTGATTTAGATTTGGCTAAGAAATCTGGTGTTTTGTTTGAGAGTTTTATCTAA